GTGCAAGCTGTCTTGCCAGTGTGCGCAGTTCCGTCGCAAGTCCGCCGTCCCCGACTACAATAAAACGCAATTTTTTATTTTCCGCTTTGTCAGATATGAGTTTTGCCGCTCTTATGAAATATTCAACTCCCTTAACGGGTTCAAGCCTGGCCGCCACGCCCATAACCGTCTCGTCCGCGGATAGTCCCATTTCTTTGCGTATTGACGCCCTTTCGGATCCCATGGGCGTAAAACGCACGCCGCTGTGAATAACGGTCCATTTTTTCCGCGCGCCCAGGCCGGCAGCCACGGACTCTTCAAGTTCTCCCGGCGTCAGGGCTATAAAGCGGTCTGTCCAACGCGCGGCCAGGCGTTCGGAGAGCTTGAATATAAATATTTTGAAATGGCCGAAACAGCCGTAGAGAAGGTGACCGTGAGGAGTGTGTATAACCAGGGCTTTTCCGCTTTTCACGGAACGATTATAAGCCCTGGCGGCCAAGCGTCCCAAAAAACCTGCTTTTGCGGCGTGGGTATGTATTATTCCGGGCTTAAGCCTTAAAAATATCCGCTTTAATCCAAAGTAAACTTTCAGGTCGCTTAAAGGTGAAATCCCCCTTTTCAAATCGGGCAGTTCCAGGTATTGCACGTTTTCAGGCAATTCAAGCGCGGCGGAACAGGGGCCCGCCGCCAGCAATACGTCCCGGTCCTTTGCCTGATAGATGGCGCTGTCAATAACATTGCGCGCCGGGCCGCCCGGTTCAAGCCGGGTTATAATGTGAATTATCAGCGTTTTACCCGCCAATCAAAGCTCCTTTAAAATTGGAAACAAAAACTACTTTTTTGTTTTTACTTTCTCCGGCTGTTTTTTTGCGGCGCCTGCAATTGCCTTGCCTATGATATCCAGTCCCTCCGCCAGTTGTTCGTCCGTTATCACAAGGGGAAGTAAAAGGCGGATCACATTCTTGTGCAGTCCCGCGCCCGCAAGTATTACTCCGTTGTCGCGGGCGTCCTGTATGACTTTTTGGCATATTTCAGTGGCGGGCGACCATGTTTTTTCATCTTCAATGAACTCAATCGCCAGCATAGCGCCTATACCCCGCACATCTTTTATAACGGGATATTTTTGTTTAAGTTCTTCAAAGTTGCCCCTGATGATCTTCCCCAGGTGAAGAGCCCTTTCAAGCAGCTTTTCCCCGTCTATCATTTTTATAACTTCTATCGCCGCCGCGCACGCCAGCGGGTTCCCGCCGAAAGTGCTGCCTATCGAGCTTTTCGGCAGCGCATCAAAATATTTTTTACCTCCGACCACGGCGGACAGCGGCAGCCCCGCCGCGATCGATTTTCCGAGGGTTATAAGGTCGGGTTCCACTCCCCAGTTTTCAATGGCGAAGAATTTGCCCGTTCTGCCGTAACCCGACTGGACTTCGTCCGCGACCATCAGAATCCCGTATTTTTCGGTGACTCTGCGTATCTCCTGAAGAAAACCTTCTGGCGGAACGTTAAATCCGCCTTCACCCTGTATCGGCTCGATTATGACCGCCGCGACGTCTTCGGGGCAGACGGTCTCCAGCAGCAGCTTTTCAAAATCTTTCGGGGAATATTTGTTTTTGCGCGGATTCGGGTATGGCAGCCGGTGAACGTCCGGCGCGGTGCCGAAAATATATTTATACGGCATAGGCCGCTGCGTCATGGTCATAGTGAGAACCGTGCGCCCGTGGAACGCTCCCTCAAAAACCACTATACTCCTTCTCTTGGTAACGCCCCGCGCTATCTTGACCGCGTTTTCAACCGCTTCCGCTCCGCTGTTGAAAAATGCGACGGCTTTTTCGGATTTCCCCTGCGCTTTTGTAGCCAGTATTTCCGACAGTTCGATCCAAGGCTCGTACGGGATCACGGTGAAGTCGGAATGAAGGTAATTTTCAGCCTGCGCTTTTATAGCCTCAACGACTTTTTTCGGCGAATAACCCGTAACAAGGCAGCCCCAGCCGCCGGTAAAATCCAGGAACCTGTTCCCGTCCACATCCTCAATTACCGCGCCGTGGCCTTTTTTTATGTAAAACGGGGCAAGCGACTCCATCGGGGAAGCGACGCAGGTTTTTCTTCTTGCGGTCAGTTCCCTGCTTTTCGGCCCGGGTATTTCCGTATGAATAAGTGTGTGTTTCATATTATTTTTTCCTTATATAAGTGAAGTTTTAATGCTGGCGGGCTAGTACGCTGGTATGCTTTCCGAAGTCCCTGAATTAAGCATACAAGCATACTAGCTGGCAATCTTACTCGCCTACTAGCCTATGGCTGTGCCGTACCAAGGGCTATGCCCATAAGACGGCCTAGCGGTTCACTGTTTCCATCAGTAATTTGCGTGTATAGGAGACCAGTCCGCCGGCGTCTATAATAGCCTGGCGCGCCTTCGGGAGCGGCTCGATCGCGAACGATTCGCCGGACGTGCGGTTGAAAACCCTGCCCTGGGCTATTTCCAGTTCGTCGCCTTCCGCGGCTTCGATCGACGGACAGATCACTATGTCCAGGCCCAGGTTTATCGCGCTCTGCAGGAAAATACGCGCGATGTTCCTGGCCACTATCGTCAGCTCATGGCCCTTAAGGCAGGATACCGCCTGCTCGCGCGAGGAGCCGCAGCCGAAGTTGTTGCCGCCCAATATAACGCTTCCGGCGGGGATCCCCCCCGCCTTGAGTTTGCCGTTGAAAGCCGTGTTGTCGGCGAACGCGAACTGCGGTGTTTCGGTGGGCAGCACTGTCGCCATGAACCGGCCGGGATAAATGATATCGGTGGACACGTCGTCGCCAACCTTTAGAACAATTTTTTTAGTAGCCATGTGAAAAATACCTCCAATATTAAATTCTTCTATCTTCAATGTTTCCTGTTTTGCTCATTTTGCAACCAGCGCTCCTCTGGGATCTGTTATTTTGCCCGTGATGGCGCTTGCCGCCGCCACAGCCGGCGAGCACAGATACACTTCGGCCTTAGGGTTGCCCATGCGCCCCTTGAAATTACGGTTAGTGGTCGCCAGCGCGGTTTCCCCGTCGCCCAGCGCGCCCTGATGTATGCCGAGGCACGGCCCGCAGCCGGGATTACAAACTACCGCGCCGGCTTTTGCCAGCGCGCTTATCGCGCCGCTTTCAAGCGCTTTGTGGTAAATCCGCCACGACGCGGGAAACACCAGCATCCGCGTTCCGTCCGCCACGCGGCGGCCTTTCAGTATCTTTGCCGCGATTTCGAGATCGTCCAGCCGCCCGTTGGTGCAGGAGCCGATCACGATCTGGTGCAGCTTCTTGCCCGCGACTTCTCCAATCGGTTTAACATTGTCCACCGTGTGCGGGCAGGCTATCTGAGGCTCAAGTTTGGAGGCGTCTATTTCAAGCACCTGGTCGTAGACGGCGTCCGGATCGGGACCGAAAATATCCAGCGGTTCTTTCACGCCCGCTTCTTCCCGCAGGTAGCGCTGGGTTTCCGCGTCGGGCGGCACCAGACCCGCGGTGGCGCCGGCTTCAACGCTCATGTTACAGAGCACCAGCCGCCCCGAGGTGGGCATATTGCTGATAGTGTCTCCATAAAACTCTATCGCCTTGAAGTTGGCTCCCTGCGCGGTGAGCCGCCCTATCACGTGCAGTATCAGGTCTTTCGGGTAGACATGCTCCTGGAATTTTCCGTTGACTATCACTTTTATCGAGCCCGGCACCTCCACATTCAGTATCCTGCCAAGCGTCCATACCGAGGCCATCTCTGTGGCGCCGATGCCGAACGCGAACGCGCCCAGCGCGCCATGTGTGGTGGTATGGCTGTCGGTGCCCACCAGCACGCTGCCCGGACGCACGTACCCGTTTTCGGCCAGTATCTGGTGGCAGATACCGCCCACATCGCCGCGGATATCGTGGAATTTGCGTATCCCCTGCTTACCCACGAACTCGCGTATCTTCTTCTGGTTGCCCGCGGTCTTTGATGACTCGGCGGGAACGCGGTGATCAAAGATTATCGCTATGTGGTCCGGATTCCAGACTTTCGCCTCGCGTCCCGTTCCCTTGAATATCTCGTCAAATTGGCTGATCACCAAAGCGCCGTTTTCATGCGACATTGCCAGGTTGACTTCCGGTTCCAGTACTTCTCCGACCGCCACCTGCGGACGTCCGACTGCCTTTGCCAACAGCTTCTGAACATAAGTCATGCCCATATTATTATCTCCTTAATGCTAATTTGAGTAGATATCAACTAGCGACTTGCAAATGGCGAATAGTGAATAGGGTCTGCGGAAGAGATTATGTTTTTTAATAAACTATTCGCTATTCGCTGTTCCCTATTCGCTATGCCCTACACCACGCCCTTAGCTTTCAGGGCGGCCAATTCGGTTTCATCAACTCCGAGTTCTTTGAGTATTTCCGCCGTGTCGGCCGAAAGGCGCGGGGGCGGCGCGTTAAGCTGTCCCGGCATCTTTTCAAACTTGGCGGAGAGGTCGAACAGTTTCAGCGTGCCTATGCCCTCGGCAGACACCTCTTTGAGTATCCCGCGGTGCTTTATCTGCGGCTGGTTAAGCGCAGCTTCAAGTTCCAAAATGGCGCCGCTCGGCACGCCTTTCGCGTTAAGCAGCTCCACCCACTCGGCGGTCGGCTTTTCGGCAAGCTTCACTTCCAGCAGCGGGGTCAGAAGTTTGCGGTTCTTTTTACGGGTGTCCCGCTTTTCGAACCGCGGATCTTTCTTCAGTTCCGGAACTCCCAGAATGTCGCAGAGGGCTTCCCACTGCTCCTGCTTGTTCGCCGCGATATTAATATAGCCGTCCCTGGCCTTGAACGTTCCTGACGGCGCGGCGGTTAAATTGTCGTTGCCCATCGGCACCGGATGCTGGCCGCCGATAAGGAGGTTCGCCGCCACCCAGCCCATAAGGGGCATGATCGAGTCCAGCATCGCTATATCGATAAACTGCCCTTCGCCGGTGCGTTCGCGATGATAGAGCGCCGCTAATACGGCAAAGGCCGCGTTGAGCCCGCCCACCGTATCGCATACGGGGAAGCCCGCGCGCAGGGGGTTGAGCCTTTCATCGCCGTTGATGTCCATAACGCCGCTCAAGCCCTGGATTATCTGGTCGTAGGCGGGTTTGAACGCGTCGGGCCCGGTATGGCCGAAGCCGGAGATGGCGCAGTAGACTAGGCGGGGATTTATTTCGGAAAGGGATTTATAGCCGAGGCCCAGCCGGTCCATAACGTCGGGCCGGAAGTTCTCCACCAGCACATCCGCATTTTTCACCAGCTTCCGGAAGATCTCTTTACCCTCCGGAGTCTTGGTGTTCAGGGTCAGCGACTTTTTGTTCGCGTTCTGGGCCAGGAAACTGGTTCCCATCAACTGGTCGTTCAAAGCCGGCATTATGCCGAGCTTCCGGGCCAGGTCGCCGTCTTTTGGGTTTTCGATCTTAATTACTTCGGCGCCCAGCAGCGCCAGGTGCAGAGTGGCAAAAGGCCCGGCTAACACGTTGGTAAGGTCAAGCACCCGTATTCCCGAGAGGATTGGTTTGCTCATAAATGCTCCTTTAAGCGGCGTTCACGCCGCTGTCACAAGTTGCATGTCACATGACAAGTTGCAAGTCTCATGGCCGTTTGTTAGCCATAGGCCCTGATACTGCACTACCATAGGCTTGTCTCAGGTCACAAGTGAAGAATGAGAGTTCGCTTGAAACTTGATACTAAGCTTGCTTGTGACCTGTGGCGTGTATCCTGTAACTCGCTACTGCTGGCTGACGGTCTGCGACTTGTTAATATGGATGTGTCCGATCTTGTAAACGAAGCCCTGCATGTCGCGGCCGAAATGCGCGGCCGCGTCGCGGGCGACGGCGATAAGGAGGCCCAGGCTCACGTCCATGCGCAGGCCCTCCCTTTGAAGGGCGTGGACAAAATCCTCGGTGGCAACGTTGCCGGCCGCGACTTTTGTGAACGGGCAGCCGCCCAGGCCTGCAAAAGACGTTTCAACTGAAGTCACACCGGAGCGCATGGCGGCGAAGATGTTCGCCATGCCGAGGCCGTAAGTGTTGTGGAAATGACAGGCGCACTCAACGCCCTTGTCCATCTTGAAAATTTCGCCGAAGAGCCGCTCCACCTGCGCCGGATGGGCATGTCCCGCCGTGTCGGCAAGGCTGATGTTGCGCAGGCCCGCTTCAAGGTAGGCCCGCACCATATTGAGTACGCGTTCCTCAGGGATAGCGCCTTCAAACCCGCAGCCGAACGCGGATTGTACCGAGACCTGCACTTTTTTACCGGCGGCTACGGCGGTTTTCGCGGCGCCGATTATACGCTTTGTGGATTCCTCTGTTCCCATGCCGGTATTCTTTCGGCTGTGGGTCTCGCTGGCCGAAGCGCCCATGCAGAACATCTCAACGCCGCAGGCAAGTCCCCGCTCCAAACCTTTCTCATTAAGCACCAGTCCCGAGAGGACGGCCGCGGAAGTCTTTTTCGCTGTCAGCCGGCGGAACAGCTCGTCCGTGTCCGCCATTTGCGGGACTTTTTCGGGATGCACGAAAGAGCCGACCTGAATGATGTCCAGACCGGACTCCATCAGGTCCCGGAGCCAGGCCTCTTTCTTCTCAATGGGGACTACCTCCTTCTCCACTTGCAGGCCGTCCCGGGGGCCGACTTCGTGCAGCAGGATGCGCGGCGAATTATTCTGTGTTATATTCATGTCCGCGCCGGGCCGGCTACTGCGCACTTGTCCGCTATGGCCCGCGCCATATCAAGAGTGCTGGCAGAACCGCCCATATCGTAAGTGCGCACTTTGCCCTCTTTAATCACCAGGGCGGTTGCGTCCTCTATCGCCTTCGCTTTGTCGGCCTCTCCGAGCCATTCAAGCATCATCTTTGCCGCGAGAATGGTGGCGATGGGATTGACTTTGTAAAGGCCGGCGTACTTGGGCGCAGAGCCGTGAGAGGGTTCGAACACCGCCAGTTTCTCTCCGATATTGGCCGAGCAGCCGAAACCCAGTCCCCCCACCAGCTGCGCGCTCAGATCCGAGATTATGTCGCCGTACAGGTTCGGGGCGACCATTACGTCGTAGTTGAACGGGTTCTTGATCAGCCACATGGTCATGGCGTCAATGTTCGCGTCATCTATCTTTATCTCGGGGTAGTCCTTAGCCACGGCGCGCGCCGCTTCTAAAAACAGCCCGTCTGTCGCGCGTACGACATTGGCTTTGTGAACCACCGTTACTTTCTTCCGGTTGAACTTGCGGGCGAACTCAAAGGCGGCCCGGGCAATGCGCTCCGAGCCTTTTTTTGTGTTTATCTTGCAGGAAATAGCGTATTCATCGCTCTTTAAGTTCTTAAACGCTTTGAACGGGGGTGAAAGTTTGATAAGCGTGTCGCGAAGTTCGTCCGGCACGGTATTGAATTCCACGCCTGAATAGAGGTCCTCTGTGTTTTCGCGGAACACCACTATATCAATGCCCTCTTTGTAGTTGAGAGGGTTGCCGGGGTAGGCTTTGCAGGGGCGCAGGCAAACATAGAGGTCGAACAGCTGCCTCATGCGCACGATAGGCGAGCGGTAAACCATCCCCTTGCCCTGGAGCGCGGGTATCAGCTCCTTCTCGGCGGTCTTAACCGGCTTTGAAGTGATGGCCCCGAACAGCGCGGCTTTCACGCTCTTAAGGAGGTCAATGGTGCGCTGCGGGAACGCGTCGCCTTCCTTGCACCAGAAGTCCCAGCCGATGTCGCCGTGGATGTATTCGGCGTCAAATTCAACGCGGTCAAGGACGATACGCGCCGCTTCCATTACTTCTTTGCCGACGCCGTCGCCGGGGAGCCATGCTATCTGATGTTTTTTGCCCATATTGGAACCTCCTGGAGTCTCTTGATCTGAGTCGTTTTTAATGACGGATTTTTTCAGTAAATAGCCAATTAAAAATGAATGCGTAATAATCTTATCACAAGCCCGCTTTTATTGTCAACAACTTCCCCTTCCTGACTAAAAAAGCGCTTTGGCCTCTCAATATATTAAACAGGCTCCTTATAAACGGACGCCGCGCCGGATAAGCGTTATATTCATCTGAAAAAGTATTGTATAATCTGAAAAAGCACTTCTCAGACAGGCAACGCGAATCCCTGCCTGTTGAAAAGATGCGGTAAAATGTCCGTACAATGGAGAAAAAAATGATAAAAGCACCCCCTGAAAAGGTCTCGCAGGAAGTGGTAACCTTCAAAGTCTCTGAACTTGAGCCGTTATTGTGCGGCCCGTCAATGGATATACCGCCTTTTGAGCCGGCGATGGTAAAGCTGAAAACCGGCGAAACGATGGTGATCCGCCCGATAAAAAGAGAGGAAGCCCCTTTATTCCTTGACTATGTCAAAAAGTTAATGGACATTGACCATGATTTTTACGACATCGTGGGAGCCCGGGTCTACGCCGAGATTCTCGGCTGGGTCAGGAACCGCCTGAAAGACCCCTATCATCTCGTCGGTGTTATTGACGGACATGTGGTTGCGTTCTGTAACGGCCGTCTGATGAACGAGAATATCAATATCAGCCTTCATTCTCTGGCTTTCAGAAGAGGATTGCGGGCCGGGGCGATAATGTATTACGCGAAGTGCGAATACTGTTTCGAAACTTTGAAACAGAAGGAATTCTGGGCGACCTATGAAAGCTATAACGGCCTCAAGAGATGGGGCATAGGAATGGCCCAGCCTTCTTATCCGTGGCCCGACGTACAGCACGAGCTCGGCGGCGCCAAGGTTTTCTACATTACCCAGAACTATTGGAAAACAACGGTCAAAAAGTATCTGGAAGAGATGACCCAGACAAAAATGGTCAGGCCGGTTCCCGCCGCGCTACTGAAGAAGAACGAGAAGCTTATCATGCCGACCAAACTGGAAGAGGATTGACAGGGAAAAACACGGAAAAAACGCGACTCCCCCGGACCAGCCGGGGGAGTTTTGCTTATGATGGCCGCTCCGCCAAAGCTCCGGAGCCGTCGGCGGGAAAAAACAGTGAATTGCCTTATATGAAAATATGGCTTATAGCCTTTATTCTTTTACTGCCTAAACCGGGCTTTGGCCAGTTTTATGTGGATAACGCCGCGCCTCAGGGCGACGAGCCAATAATTGATTTCTGCTCCCAGGGCAGGTTCCTGATCTTCACCGGAAATTGCTCACTGCCGGAAAAATCAAAATTTAAGGATTCGATAACTTTGAAAGCCTGCACCGATATCCCGGCCTTTCTGAGCCAGGGGCTGGACGCGCTTTACCCTCAGACCAAAACGGAGATATACCAGGACCTGCCGGCCGATTCCGTTTATGAAACGCTCGCAAAACCGTTCGTGCTCGGTTTTTTCTTTATCGGCGAGGGCGACATCAAGGGCGGCTTTGTGACCGGTCCGAAAAAAGAAAAAGTTTATCCGGCCATTGAAGCCTGTATTTCCAAATATGACCTTTATGGCGGGTTCACTTCGCATAGCAAGTATTCGCCGGATGTGGCCGCCCCTGCGGCGCTCCGCGGGCGTATTTTAAGCCGTACGGAGCTGATTTACGGCGGCGCGGGAGCGGCGGCTGCCTCCTGGCCCAAACTCTGCAAGCCGAAGTTAAGTCTGGTTTACCCCACCCGCACTTTTGCCGGCAGGATGAAAAGCGACGCGGCGAAGTTTTTTGAAACGCTGAAGGAAGAGAAGAAGAAGCAGGTGTTGAAAACACTGGAAGGTATTTGTTCCGCCTGCCCTCAGTATATCAAGGCCGGACATCCGCTCGCGCGCCTCTGCCCGCCCAACTCGGATGTGTGTAAAGTTAAAAAGATAATGCCCGGCACCGAACAGTTCATACTTGAAAATTACTGCCTGGCGATACATCCTGAGTATGGAAGCAGTACGGAAAATAAAAGTTATTGAAATAACGGTCAATCTTTAATATATTAGTGTTGTCAGCCCTTTGGGCCGTGCGCCAGGCTGTAAAAGGCCGGATTTAAATTTTGAACTCAAATGTTAGGCGGCACAAAAGTTAAGGAGGGTTAAATGTCTGAAAATGCGAAAGGTTTTACCAGTCACATCAATATGCGCAAGCGCGGGATTTTTATGGCACTCGCCTGTGTTTCTCTGGCTGTTTATTCCGCAACCGAATTACAGGCCGATTCTTACGAGTCAAGAGCGGAGGTTACCCGCCTTACAAAGTCATTGACCGATTCCAACAGCTATAAGCGCAAGGCAGCCATTGTCGCCCTGGGCGCACTGGGCTCCGACGCCAAAACTGCGGTTCCCGACCTTACAAACGCGTTGGGTGATTCTGATACCGATGTGCGCGCATTTGCCGCCGACGCTCTGGGTAAAATAGGCCCCGACGCCAAAACCGCGGTTCCCGAACTTGTAAAGGCGTTAAGCGATTCCAATCCCGATGTCCGCGTGGCGGCGGCCGTTGCCTTGGGTTTAATCGGCCCGGAAGCCAAAACTGCCGTTCCTAAACTTACAAAGCTTTCAAGCTCTTACAATGCCGACATGCGCGGGGAGGCTACTGTCGCCCTGGCTAAAATAGGCTCTAACACTCTTGCCGATCTCATAAAAGCGTTAAGCGATTCCGAGGAAAAGGTGCGCAGCCGCGCTGTTGCCGCCTTGGGCAAAATGGGCCTTGAAGCCAAAACCGCCGTCCCCGAACTTACAAAGGCATTGAGCGATTCCGCCGTCGATGTACGCGCATTAGCCGCCGACGCCCTGGGTAAAATAGGTCCGGAAGCTAAGACCGCCATTGCCGAACTCACAAAGGGATTGGGCGATTTTAATGCGGTGCGCATAAATGCGGCCTGGGCCCTGGGGAAAATAGGTCCTGACGCCGCACCCGCTGTTCCCGACCTTATCAAATCGTTGAGCGATTCTAATGACGAGGTGCGCATAAGTGCGGCCGGCGCCCTGGGGAAAATAGGCCCCGAAGCCAAAACCGCGGTTTCTGAACTCGCAAAATCATTAAGCGATTCTAACAACAAAGTGCGCGAAAACGCGGCCGGCGCCCTGGGGAAAATAGGCCCGGAGGCCAAAAGCGCCGTTCCCGAACTTACAAAGGCGTTGAGTGACTCTAACGATAAACTGCGCAAATTAGCCGCCGGCGCATTAGGTTTAATAGGCCCTGAGGCCAAAGACGCTGTTCCGGAACTCACCAAACTATTGGGCGATCCTAACGATGAGGCGCGCGCGAATGCCGCCGCCGCCCTGGATAAAATAAACCCTAAAGCCGAAACCGCCGTTCCTGAAAGCAAAACCACTGTGAGCGAGGCTGAGGATATTGCGCGCAAAGCGTATGCCCAGGCTCCGGATAAAACAAGTCCTCAAAACAAAGACGCGGTTACCGAACTTATAAAAGCCTTAAGCGATTCTGACATAGGCGCGCGCACAGCTGCCGCCCGCACCCTGGGTAAACTCGGTTCCGGAGCCAAAAACGCGGTTCCTGACCTTGCGCTGGCATTAGGCGATTCCGATGCCGGCGTGCGCAAAGCCGTCGCCCAAGCCCTGGGTAAAATAGGCCCCAAGGCCAAAAGCGCCGTTCCTGAACTTATAAAAGCGTTGAGCGATTCAGATGCCGGCGTGCGCATATTAACCGCCCAAGCCCTGGGTAAAATGGGCACAAAGGCCAAAAGCGCGATCCCTGAACTTAACAAAGCGTTGAACGATTCCGACGCCGGCGTGCGCAAATTTGCCGCCAAAGCCCTGAGTAAAATAAATCCGCCGGCTAAATAGGGGCGGCTGGAAAAGCCAACAGCCCCTTTCAGGTATACAGAATTCAGTAGTCAGAATTCAGGATGGCCTGCTTCTGACTGCTGAATTCTTACTTCTGGCTACCTGAGCAGTTACGCTGACAGAACAATTACGAGGTAAAGCGCTATGGACATGACAGTGAAAAAAAAGTTCATAGAAGAATGGAATAAATATTTTAACGGCGCGGAACTCCCTATCGCTTTTTATTACACCGGCACAGGGGATCGCGCCGAGCTGACAGCGCCGC
The genomic region above belongs to Elusimicrobiota bacterium and contains:
- a CDS encoding N-acetyltransferase, giving the protein MIKAPPEKVSQEVVTFKVSELEPLLCGPSMDIPPFEPAMVKLKTGETMVIRPIKREEAPLFLDYVKKLMDIDHDFYDIVGARVYAEILGWVRNRLKDPYHLVGVIDGHVVAFCNGRLMNENINISLHSLAFRRGLRAGAIMYYAKCEYCFETLKQKEFWATYESYNGLKRWGIGMAQPSYPWPDVQHELGGAKVFYITQNYWKTTVKKYLEEMTQTKMVRPVPAALLKKNEKLIMPTKLEED
- a CDS encoding aspartate aminotransferase family protein, whose product is MKHTLIHTEIPGPKSRELTARRKTCVASPMESLAPFYIKKGHGAVIEDVDGNRFLDFTGGWGCLVTGYSPKKVVEAIKAQAENYLHSDFTVIPYEPWIELSEILATKAQGKSEKAVAFFNSGAEAVENAVKIARGVTKRRSIVVFEGAFHGRTVLTMTMTQRPMPYKYIFGTAPDVHRLPYPNPRKNKYSPKDFEKLLLETVCPEDVAAVIIEPIQGEGGFNVPPEGFLQEIRRVTEKYGILMVADEVQSGYGRTGKFFAIENWGVEPDLITLGKSIAAGLPLSAVVGGKKYFDALPKSSIGSTFGGNPLACAAAIEVIKMIDGEKLLERALHLGKIIRGNFEELKQKYPVIKDVRGIGAMLAIEFIEDEKTWSPATEICQKVIQDARDNGVILAGAGLHKNVIRLLLPLVITDEQLAEGLDIIGKAIAGAAKKQPEKVKTKK
- a CDS encoding 3-isopropylmalate dehydratase, with translation MATKKIVLKVGDDVSTDIIYPGRFMATVLPTETPQFAFADNTAFNGKLKAGGIPAGSVILGGNNFGCGSSREQAVSCLKGHELTIVARNIARIFLQSAINLGLDIVICPSIEAAEGDELEIAQGRVFNRTSGESFAIEPLPKARQAIIDAGGLVSYTRKLLMETVNR
- a CDS encoding CaiB/BaiF CoA-transferase family protein, whose amino-acid sequence is MSKPILSGIRVLDLTNVLAGPFATLHLALLGAEVIKIENPKDGDLARKLGIMPALNDQLMGTSFLAQNANKKSLTLNTKTPEGKEIFRKLVKNADVLVENFRPDVMDRLGLGYKSLSEINPRLVYCAISGFGHTGPDAFKPAYDQIIQGLSGVMDINGDERLNPLRAGFPVCDTVGGLNAAFAVLAALYHRERTGEGQFIDIAMLDSIMPLMGWVAANLLIGGQHPVPMGNDNLTAAPSGTFKARDGYINIAANKQEQWEALCDILGVPELKKDPRFEKRDTRKKNRKLLTPLLEVKLAEKPTAEWVELLNAKGVPSGAILELEAALNQPQIKHRGILKEVSAEGIGTLKLFDLSAKFEKMPGQLNAPPPRLSADTAEILKELGVDETELAALKAKGVV
- a CDS encoding hydroxymethylglutaryl-CoA lyase — its product is MNITQNNSPRILLHEVGPRDGLQVEKEVVPIEKKEAWLRDLMESGLDIIQVGSFVHPEKVPQMADTDELFRRLTAKKTSAAVLSGLVLNEKGLERGLACGVEMFCMGASASETHSRKNTGMGTEESTKRIIGAAKTAVAAGKKVQVSVQSAFGCGFEGAIPEERVLNMVRAYLEAGLRNISLADTAGHAHPAQVERLFGEIFKMDKGVECACHFHNTYGLGMANIFAAMRSGVTSVETSFAGLGGCPFTKVAAGNVATEDFVHALQREGLRMDVSLGLLIAVARDAAAHFGRDMQGFVYKIGHIHINKSQTVSQQ
- a CDS encoding 3-isopropylmalate dehydratase large subunit, with product MGMTYVQKLLAKAVGRPQVAVGEVLEPEVNLAMSHENGALVISQFDEIFKGTGREAKVWNPDHIAIIFDHRVPAESSKTAGNQKKIREFVGKQGIRKFHDIRGDVGGICHQILAENGYVRPGSVLVGTDSHTTTHGALGAFAFGIGATEMASVWTLGRILNVEVPGSIKVIVNGKFQEHVYPKDLILHVIGRLTAQGANFKAIEFYGDTISNMPTSGRLVLCNMSVEAGATAGLVPPDAETQRYLREEAGVKEPLDIFGPDPDAVYDQVLEIDASKLEPQIACPHTVDNVKPIGEVAGKKLHQIVIGSCTNGRLDDLEIAAKILKGRRVADGTRMLVFPASWRIYHKALESGAISALAKAGAVVCNPGCGPCLGIHQGALGDGETALATTNRNFKGRMGNPKAEVYLCSPAVAAASAITGKITDPRGALVAK
- a CDS encoding isocitrate/isopropylmalate dehydrogenase family protein, producing MGKKHQIAWLPGDGVGKEVMEAARIVLDRVEFDAEYIHGDIGWDFWCKEGDAFPQRTIDLLKSVKAALFGAITSKPVKTAEKELIPALQGKGMVYRSPIVRMRQLFDLYVCLRPCKAYPGNPLNYKEGIDIVVFRENTEDLYSGVEFNTVPDELRDTLIKLSPPFKAFKNLKSDEYAISCKINTKKGSERIARAAFEFARKFNRKKVTVVHKANVVRATDGLFLEAARAVAKDYPEIKIDDANIDAMTMWLIKNPFNYDVMVAPNLYGDIISDLSAQLVGGLGFGCSANIGEKLAVFEPSHGSAPKYAGLYKVNPIATILAAKMMLEWLGEADKAKAIEDATALVIKEGKVRTYDMGGSASTLDMARAIADKCAVAGPART
- a CDS encoding glycosyltransferase family 4 protein, translated to MAGKTLIIHIITRLEPGGPARNVIDSAIYQAKDRDVLLAAGPCSAALELPENVQYLELPDLKRGISPLSDLKVYFGLKRIFLRLKPGIIHTHAAKAGFLGRLAARAYNRSVKSGKALVIHTPHGHLLYGCFGHFKIFIFKLSERLAARWTDRFIALTPGELEESVAAGLGARKKWTVIHSGVRFTPMGSERASIRKEMGLSADETVMGVAARLEPVKGVEYFIRAAKLISDKAENKKLRFIVVGDGGLATELRTLARQLALGEKINFTGFQKDISRYLCVMDIYVQPSLNEAMGRTILEAQYARLPVIASKVCGLPYAVKDGVTGILVPPADPGAIAGAAEPLLNNEAKRRAMGEAARRWVLQKDYTGYPQFSVEAMNISLKSLYNKVLDGGKS
- a CDS encoding HEAT repeat domain-containing protein, yielding MSENAKGFTSHINMRKRGIFMALACVSLAVYSATELQADSYESRAEVTRLTKSLTDSNSYKRKAAIVALGALGSDAKTAVPDLTNALGDSDTDVRAFAADALGKIGPDAKTAVPELVKALSDSNPDVRVAAAVALGLIGPEAKTAVPKLTKLSSSYNADMRGEATVALAKIGSNTLADLIKALSDSEEKVRSRAVAALGKMGLEAKTAVPELTKALSDSAVDVRALAADALGKIGPEAKTAIAELTKGLGDFNAVRINAAWALGKIGPDAAPAVPDLIKSLSDSNDEVRISAAGALGKIGPEAKTAVSELAKSLSDSNNKVRENAAGALGKIGPEAKSAVPELTKALSDSNDKLRKLAAGALGLIGPEAKDAVPELTKLLGDPNDEARANAAAALDKINPKAETAVPESKTTVSEAEDIARKAYAQAPDKTSPQNKDAVTELIKALSDSDIGARTAAARTLGKLGSGAKNAVPDLALALGDSDAGVRKAVAQALGKIGPKAKSAVPELIKALSDSDAGVRILTAQALGKMGTKAKSAIPELNKALNDSDAGVRKFAAKALSKINPPAK